The following are from one region of the Nostoc cf. commune SO-36 genome:
- a CDS encoding non-ribosomal peptide synthetase, with translation MSDLGLLLSSEEVFVFPVSFAQQRLWFLDQLNPDNTIYNVPTVIRLTGSLNLTALEQTFNEIVRRHETLRTTFIVLDGQPLQAIAPSLTISISVLDLQLLPDGEREVQVNSIINAEIEHPFDLSSGPLLRVKLLVLSNTEHILLLNMHHIICDDWSIGVLIRELGMLYTAFAQNQPSPLLELPLQYADFAHWQREWLQGEVLQTQLTYWQQQLNGISMLHLPTDKPRPAIQSYEGATQFFELPKKLTDALEKLSQQEGVTFFMMLLAAFKTLLYRYTDQKDIAVGSPIANRNRSEIEGLIGFFVNSLVLRSNLSGNPTFREFLGRVREVTLGAYSQQDLPFDKLVEELHPERNLSYHPLFQVVFSLQNAPMSALELPGLVPSFMNIDLKKTRFDLELHLWKCSDDFRSLWGANWENSEGLRGVIVYNTDLFDKATISRMLKHFKTLLSSIVANPEQRIANLPLLSEAELHQILVEWNNTNANYPDDKCIHQLFEEQVQYHPDSIAVIFGNEQLTYQQLNNRSNQLAKYLQKIGVGSETLVGICISQSIEMIVGLLGILKAGGAYLPLDSSYPQERLKFMLEDAQVSVLLTQEKLLKSFEYFLNPIVCIDKDWEIITQENKNNLDSATSNNLAYVIYTSGSTGKPKGVAIAHKAVNRLVCNTNYIKLSASDKIAQASNTSFDAATFEIWGALLNGAQLIGVSKDVILSPHEFALQLKQKEISVLFLTTALFQQIARDVPQAFASLRYLLFGGEAVNIRWVKKIIQHGAPKHLIHVYGPTENTTFSSYYHIQELPKSATFIPIGCPINNTQIYILDTHLQLLPIGVTGELYIGGDGLAREYLNQPKLTAEQFITNHFSNNSKTRLYKTGDLARYLPDGNIEFLGRSDNQVKIRGFRIELSEIEAVLSEHLAVRETVVIADEDIPDNKYLVAYIVLDVVKLSDIASTLRKYLKKKLPEYMIPTAYVVLESIPLTPNGKIDHRALPRPDIVSFDRYDYVAPRSQLEELLGEIWAKVLGKEQISVHDNFFELGGHSLLATQLVSRIRDTFQIDVTVRNLFEAPTIEQLAKYIDTMLWAAKGADKTETTGQEREDVEF, from the coding sequence ATGAGTGATTTAGGATTGCTATTGTCTTCTGAAGAGGTTTTTGTCTTTCCAGTATCTTTTGCCCAACAACGGTTATGGTTTCTTGACCAGTTGAACCCTGACAATACTATTTATAATGTACCGACAGTAATTCGCTTAACAGGTTCGCTTAACTTAACGGCACTGGAGCAGACTTTTAACGAAATTGTGCGTCGCCATGAAACTTTACGCACGACATTTATAGTGTTAGATGGGCAACCTCTACAGGCTATTGCGCCCAGCTTAACAATATCTATTTCTGTATTAGACCTCCAGCTACTGCCAGATGGTGAAAGAGAAGTTCAAGTAAACAGCATTATTAACGCAGAGATAGAACATCCCTTCGATTTATCCTCCGGGCCATTGCTGCGAGTGAAGTTGCTTGTACTTTCTAACACAGAACATATTCTATTACTGAATATGCACCACATTATCTGCGACGATTGGTCTATTGGGGTGCTGATTCGGGAACTAGGAATGCTGTATACAGCTTTTGCACAAAACCAGCCTTCCCCTTTATTAGAACTGCCTCTTCAATACGCCGACTTTGCTCACTGGCAACGTGAGTGGCTACAAGGAGAAGTACTGCAAACGCAATTAACTTATTGGCAGCAGCAATTAAATGGTATTTCTATGCTGCATTTGCCTACCGACAAACCAAGACCAGCTATACAAAGCTATGAAGGTGCAACACAATTTTTTGAGTTACCAAAAAAGCTAACTGATGCATTAGAAAAGCTTTCGCAGCAAGAAGGTGTAACTTTTTTTATGATGCTGCTGGCAGCATTTAAAACTTTGCTCTACCGCTACACAGATCAAAAAGATATTGCGGTAGGTTCGCCAATTGCTAACCGTAATCGTAGCGAAATAGAAGGTCTAATTGGGTTTTTTGTCAATAGTTTAGTACTACGCAGCAATTTATCTGGCAACCCGACTTTCCGAGAATTTTTAGGCAGAGTTCGAGAGGTAACACTAGGGGCTTATAGCCAGCAAGATTTGCCATTTGACAAACTAGTTGAAGAACTGCATCCAGAACGAAACTTGAGCTATCATCCGTTATTTCAAGTAGTGTTTAGTTTGCAGAATGCACCAATGTCGGCACTAGAACTGCCTGGATTAGTGCCTAGTTTTATGAATATTGACTTAAAAAAAACCCGCTTTGATTTAGAACTACACTTGTGGAAGTGTTCTGATGATTTTAGGAGTTTATGGGGTGCAAACTGGGAAAATTCTGAAGGACTGCGTGGCGTAATAGTTTACAACACAGATTTGTTTGATAAAGCTACTATCAGCCGGATGCTGAAGCATTTTAAAACTCTGTTGTCAAGCATTGTTGCAAATCCAGAACAACGAATTGCAAATTTACCACTATTAAGTGAAGCAGAGCTACATCAGATATTAGTGGAGTGGAATAACACTAATGCAAATTATCCTGATGATAAGTGTATCCATCAATTGTTTGAAGAACAGGTACAATATCATCCTGATTCTATAGCAGTAATCTTTGGTAACGAGCAACTCACTTATCAACAGTTGAATAATCGCAGCAATCAACTAGCAAAATATTTACAAAAAATCGGGGTTGGTTCAGAAACTTTAGTAGGTATTTGTATTTCACAGTCTATAGAAATGATAGTTGGCTTATTAGGCATTCTGAAAGCAGGAGGAGCATATCTCCCTTTAGATTCCAGCTATCCTCAAGAACGCTTAAAGTTTATGCTGGAAGATGCACAGGTTTCAGTATTGCTAACACAAGAAAAGTTGCTTAAGTCTTTTGAATACTTTTTAAATCCAATTGTTTGCATAGATAAAGACTGGGAAATTATTACTCAAGAAAACAAAAATAACCTTGATAGCGCTACATCTAACAACTTAGCTTATGTTATTTACACTTCTGGCTCTACAGGTAAACCCAAGGGAGTAGCTATAGCTCACAAAGCTGTAAATCGGCTAGTTTGTAATACAAACTATATAAAGTTGTCAGCATCAGATAAAATCGCCCAAGCCTCAAACACTTCTTTTGATGCAGCAACATTCGAGATTTGGGGAGCGCTACTTAACGGCGCTCAACTTATAGGTGTTAGCAAAGATGTAATCCTTTCGCCTCATGAGTTTGCATTACAGCTAAAACAAAAAGAGATTAGTGTCTTGTTTTTGACAACAGCTTTATTCCAACAGATTGCTAGAGATGTTCCGCAAGCTTTCGCTTCATTACGATATTTATTATTTGGTGGTGAGGCTGTTAATATAAGATGGGTTAAAAAAATTATCCAACATGGTGCGCCAAAGCATTTAATTCATGTTTACGGGCCTACAGAAAATACAACATTTTCATCTTATTATCATATCCAAGAATTACCAAAGTCAGCCACATTTATTCCCATTGGTTGCCCGATTAATAATACACAGATTTATATATTAGATACCCATTTACAACTTTTGCCCATTGGCGTTACTGGCGAATTATATATTGGCGGTGATGGTCTGGCACGAGAATATCTTAATCAGCCTAAATTAACTGCTGAACAATTTATTACAAATCATTTTAGTAATAATTCAAAAACACGTCTTTATAAAACGGGTGATTTAGCCCGCTATCTACCAGATGGCAATATTGAATTTTTAGGACGGAGTGACAATCAAGTAAAAATTCGTGGCTTCCGTATTGAATTATCAGAGATTGAAGCGGTGTTGAGTGAACATCTAGCAGTAAGAGAAACAGTGGTCATTGCTGATGAGGACATACCTGATAATAAATATTTGGTGGCTTATATCGTTCTTGATGTAGTAAAGCTATCAGATATAGCATCTACACTACGTAAGTACTTGAAAAAAAAGTTACCAGAATACATGATACCAACAGCTTATGTGGTGCTGGAATCAATACCATTAACACCTAATGGTAAAATAGACCATCGTGCTTTACCTAGACCCGATATAGTAAGTTTTGATAGATATGATTATGTAGCGCCGCGATCGCAACTTGAAGAGTTACTTGGAGAAATTTGGGCTAAAGTCTTGGGAAAAGAGCAGATAAGCGTTCATGATAATTTCTTTGAATTGGGTGGACATTCTCTACTAGCGACTCAGTTAGTTTCCCGAATCCGAGATACCTTTCAAATAGATGTAACTGTACGCAATTTGTTTGAAGCACCAACTATTGAACAACTTGCTAAGTATATTGATACAATGCTTTGGGCAGCAAAAGGTGCTGATAAAACTGAAACTACGGGACAAGAGCGAGAAGACGTTGAATTTTAA
- a CDS encoding alpha/beta fold hydrolase, whose amino-acid sequence MPHNFLLIWLVQVLSVGILGGGIYILYEWYEGELAGTSYLVAGLVMVLWTFGGRFISLPLLRRPGNEEPKFMRSETVQRLPRPDGSVLQVEFFGPEDGQPIILSHGWGPNSTIWYYAKRQLSDRFRVIVWDLPGLGKSSKPKNNDHSIEKYARDLEAVIAIAGDKPVILVGHSMGGMINLTFCRLFPDQLGSRVAGLILVDTTYTNPVKTCIFSNLVQKLQKPLLEPVLYLTIVLWPIFWLITWLSYFNGSLYITVELSGFTGTETRGQLSFAGLLSALGSPGVLARGTLGMLKFDETKTLATINVPVLVMCGASDIATKPVASDRMKAELPYSERVTLKPGGHMALMEQNQQFAEAVSAFSIGCS is encoded by the coding sequence ATGCCTCATAATTTTCTACTTATATGGCTGGTTCAAGTGCTGTCCGTTGGGATACTTGGCGGGGGAATCTACATTCTCTATGAGTGGTACGAAGGAGAACTTGCAGGAACATCTTACTTAGTAGCTGGACTAGTAATGGTTCTGTGGACTTTTGGCGGCCGTTTTATCAGTTTGCCACTGCTGCGCCGTCCTGGAAACGAGGAACCCAAATTTATGCGTAGTGAAACCGTGCAGCGCTTGCCACGTCCAGATGGGAGCGTGTTGCAAGTAGAGTTTTTTGGCCCTGAGGATGGTCAACCAATTATTTTGTCACATGGTTGGGGGCCAAACAGTACTATATGGTATTATGCCAAGCGACAATTGAGCGATCGCTTCCGAGTAATTGTTTGGGATCTACCAGGGTTAGGAAAATCCTCTAAACCGAAAAATAACGATCACTCTATAGAAAAATATGCCCGTGACTTGGAAGCTGTAATTGCCATAGCAGGCGATAAACCTGTTATCTTGGTGGGACACAGCATGGGTGGGATGATTAACCTAACATTCTGTCGCCTGTTTCCAGACCAATTAGGGAGTCGGGTAGCTGGCTTAATTCTTGTAGATACTACTTACACCAATCCGGTAAAAACTTGCATCTTTAGCAATCTGGTACAGAAATTGCAGAAACCGCTACTCGAACCTGTGTTGTACCTGACTATCGTCTTGTGGCCGATTTTTTGGTTGATTACTTGGCTCTCGTATTTCAATGGTTCGCTGTACATCACCGTCGAACTATCTGGATTTACGGGTACTGAAACACGCGGTCAATTAAGTTTTGCAGGTTTATTATCAGCATTGGGTTCGCCTGGTGTTCTGGCTCGTGGCACGCTGGGAATGTTGAAATTCGACGAAACAAAAACACTTGCAACTATTAACGTTCCTGTACTGGTAATGTGTGGGGCTTCAGATATAGCAACTAAACCTGTGGCGAGCGATCGCATGAAAGCAGAATTGCCTTACTCTGAAAGAGTCACCCTAAAACCAGGTGGACACATGGCGTTGATGGAACAAAACCAGCAGTTTGCCGAAGCAGTCAGCGCGTTTTCTATTGGCTGCTCATAG
- a CDS encoding glycosyltransferase translates to MHIGFLNPQGNFDSANSHITKHPDFGGQLVYVKQVAIAIAQMGHKVDIITRQIIDPEWPEFAETFETYPGVDNVRIIRLPAGPKEFLPKELLWPHLVADWIPNILKFYQEEGGLPDAMTAHYADGGLCGVLIQEETGIPFTFTAHSLGAQKIDKLEATPENLTEIDEQFNFRYRILAERLSMNRSAINITSTRQERFEQYSHRVL, encoded by the coding sequence ATGCATATTGGATTTCTCAACCCTCAAGGCAATTTTGATTCAGCCAATAGTCATATAACAAAACACCCAGATTTTGGGGGTCAGCTGGTCTACGTTAAGCAAGTCGCCATAGCCATAGCTCAAATGGGCCATAAAGTTGATATTATCACCCGTCAAATCATTGATCCAGAATGGCCAGAGTTTGCTGAAACATTTGAGACATATCCAGGGGTCGATAACGTCCGCATTATCCGTTTACCTGCTGGCCCAAAAGAATTTCTCCCTAAAGAGTTGTTATGGCCTCATCTGGTCGCTGATTGGATACCCAACATCTTGAAATTTTATCAAGAAGAAGGAGGCTTACCTGATGCTATGACTGCTCACTATGCCGATGGAGGACTGTGTGGCGTTCTAATTCAAGAGGAGACAGGCATACCTTTTACCTTTACGGCTCATTCTCTCGGCGCTCAAAAGATAGACAAACTGGAAGCCACCCCAGAAAATCTTACAGAAATAGACGAGCAATTTAATTTCAGATATCGCATCTTAGCCGAACGCCTGAGCATGAATCGCTCGGCTATTAATATCACCAGTACACGACAAGAACGCTTTGAACAGTATTCTCATCGAGTTCTATAG
- a CDS encoding thioesterase domain-containing protein encodes MGENQPFYGLQPIGIDGETPLNRIEDMATRYIEALRSVQPKGPYFIGGWSFGGWVAFEMAKQLENSGEEVALLAVLDTVAPIKSNLPSLSNALKFIFTTVVPYMWPFFLDYLRLITAPSKNGINRLTSRFYNFKELLRSLKTNLFSHFIQKEDATVNLISKESKRRLLSESAIVPMLRVFYANSQAVLNYVPQVYPKRINLFRTKVQLNIAEEEPSMGWDHLAVGGTEIHHIPGNHLTMLRKPHIQVLAAQLRGCIEKGKA; translated from the coding sequence TTGGGTGAAAATCAGCCATTTTATGGACTACAGCCTATTGGAATTGATGGGGAAACTCCATTAAATCGCATTGAGGATATGGCTACCCGCTATATTGAAGCATTACGCTCAGTACAACCGAAAGGCCCTTATTTTATAGGAGGTTGGTCTTTCGGAGGTTGGGTTGCTTTTGAGATGGCTAAACAACTTGAAAATTCTGGGGAAGAAGTAGCTTTACTTGCTGTGCTTGACACTGTAGCACCAATTAAGAGCAATCTACCTTCTTTGAGTAATGCTTTGAAGTTTATTTTTACTACAGTAGTGCCATATATGTGGCCTTTTTTCCTCGATTATTTGCGTCTAATTACTGCTCCTAGTAAGAACGGAATTAATAGACTAACTTCTCGATTTTATAATTTTAAGGAATTGTTGCGATCGCTAAAAACAAATCTGTTCTCGCATTTCATCCAAAAGGAGGATGCCACAGTCAATCTTATATCTAAAGAATCTAAGCGAAGGCTTTTAAGTGAGTCGGCAATTGTGCCTATGCTTCGTGTTTTTTATGCTAATAGCCAAGCAGTTCTCAATTACGTTCCGCAAGTCTACCCTAAGCGAATTAATCTTTTCAGAACAAAAGTTCAGTTAAACATTGCCGAGGAAGAACCGAGTATGGGTTGGGATCATTTAGCTGTGGGAGGAACAGAAATTCATCATATTCCTGGCAATCACCTAACTATGCTGAGGAAACCCCATATTCAGGTTCTTGCGGCACAGTTAAGAGGCTGTATTGAGAAAGGGAAAGCATAA
- a CDS encoding phosphopantetheine-binding protein has protein sequence MDCYALKAIDTQSRSIDKAFIAPRTPTESTLAKIWAEVLNVKNIGIHDNFFDLGGNSLLAVRLLDQINKQFEGDLPLSNLFLNQTIQI, from the coding sequence GTGGATTGTTATGCACTAAAAGCAATTGATACTCAGAGCCGCTCAATAGATAAAGCCTTTATTGCTCCTCGGACTCCAACTGAGTCAACCTTGGCAAAAATCTGGGCTGAAGTCCTTAATGTTAAGAATATAGGTATTCATGACAACTTTTTCGATTTAGGAGGTAATTCGCTGCTGGCTGTACGTTTATTAGACCAGATAAACAAACAATTTGAGGGTGATTTACCCTTATCTAATCTATTTTTAAATCAAACAATTCAAATTTAG
- a CDS encoding glycosyltransferase: MARDIAEARRDLPVILASSRLEPKKNILGLVQAFAMSPTLQERANLMLITGGLDDPLREEASDGIAEEVLAPIRELVKEKDLWGKVSAFGLSDQSQESLAAAYRFMVKRRSVFALTALYEPFGLAPLEAAAAGLPVVATKNGGPSESFQQGNKEYGVLVDPEDPADIARGLERLLCDANEWDSFAQAGQQRVLKTYTWESTAENYLTMLEQILSSPENRPRAELLPIHPYFRNPESQTDVFLEELSDLYFGSNQKVLSTAFP, from the coding sequence TTGGCACGAGACATTGCAGAAGCCCGTCGAGATTTGCCCGTCATTTTAGCATCCAGTCGATTAGAGCCGAAAAAAAACATATTAGGGTTAGTGCAAGCCTTCGCAATGAGTCCAACACTTCAAGAACGAGCTAACTTGATGCTAATTACAGGAGGGCTGGACGATCCTTTACGAGAGGAGGCTAGTGACGGCATAGCTGAAGAGGTATTAGCCCCCATTCGGGAACTGGTCAAAGAAAAAGACTTGTGGGGCAAGGTGAGTGCCTTTGGCTTATCAGATCAGTCTCAAGAGTCACTGGCAGCAGCCTATCGGTTTATGGTTAAACGCCGCTCAGTATTTGCGCTGACGGCACTTTACGAACCCTTTGGGCTTGCTCCCTTAGAAGCAGCCGCCGCAGGTTTGCCAGTGGTAGCAACCAAGAACGGTGGCCCTAGCGAGAGCTTCCAACAGGGAAATAAGGAATATGGTGTACTCGTTGACCCAGAAGATCCTGCTGATATTGCACGAGGGTTGGAGCGGTTGCTATGTGATGCTAATGAGTGGGACTCTTTTGCCCAGGCTGGTCAGCAACGGGTGCTGAAGACTTACACTTGGGAATCTACTGCTGAAAACTATCTGACTATGCTTGAGCAGATTCTGTCTTCACCGGAAAACCGCCCTCGTGCTGAACTCCTTCCCATCCATCCCTACTTCCGTAATCCAGAATCGCAGACCGATGTTTTTTTAGAAGAATTGAGCGACCTCTACTTTGGAAGTAATCAAAAAGTACTAAGTACAGCATTTCCTTAA
- a CDS encoding non-ribosomal peptide synthetase has product MSESIFSSLTGDEELNFSEETEVFVFPTSFAQQRLWFLDQLASGNPFYNVSTALCLKGSLNFTALKQTFNEIVRRHETLRTTFVMVQQPVQAIAPSLSIPLPLIDIRDFDQESETEVRRIATAEAQHPFNLTTGPLLRVKLLQVDEAEYVLLLNLHHIVADGWSIGVLIRELGVLYKAFVEDNRCPMSTLLPELPIQYADFAQWQREWLQAVGANGCSPLQTQLAYWQKQLDGISVLNLPTDRVRPAVPTYRGAKQFLELPHSLTQALETLSYQEDVTLFMTMLAAFQTLLYRYTQQEDIVVGSAIANRNRSELEGLIGFFVNSLVLRSDLSGNPTFQELLNRVREVTLGAYSHQDLPFEKLVEELHPERDLSRHPLFQVVFSLQNTPIEALELPGLKLSLFDFDNKIAKLDLEFHLWRDLETLKGEVVYSTDLFDQSTITRMLGHFQILLESIVVNPKQCISDLALLTEKERQQLLIDWNDTKKSYPDNKCFHQLFEAQVKQTPDATALVFGNQQITYKELNIRSNQLAHYLQKIGVETETLVGICVERTPEMIIGLLGILKAGGAYLPLDPSYPQERLDFMLEDAQVSVLLTQEKLLDNFTEFSNPIICIDRDWTTITQYSSENPNSYVTLENLAYIIYTSGSTGQPKGILIEHRGLSNLAADQIEVFNLQPSNRILQFASLSFDASIFEIVMALQIGATLYLANKEWLLPGKALLQLLREKAITHITLPPALLAVLPIESLPALQTIICAGESCSEDIIKRWWSPSRKFFNAYGLTEATVWSTVAEIKSVSAKPPIGRPIANTEIYILDKHLQPVPIGISGELYIAGDGLARGYLNRPELTGKKFIPNPFNGKKGARLYKTGDLARYRTDGNIEFLERVDNQVKIRGFRIELSEIETVINQHNNVEKAIVIAQGNLYDRKHLVAYIVSKSPQEQTIIELRQFLKEKLPEYMITKSFCNSGFSAVNG; this is encoded by the coding sequence ATGAGCGAGTCTATTTTCAGTAGCCTCACGGGTGATGAAGAACTTAATTTTTCTGAAGAAACAGAGGTTTTTGTCTTCCCCACTTCTTTCGCCCAGCAGCGATTGTGGTTTCTCGACCAATTAGCATCGGGCAATCCATTTTACAATGTATCAACAGCACTTTGCCTAAAAGGTTCCCTCAACTTCACTGCCTTAAAGCAGACATTCAACGAAATTGTCCGTCGCCACGAAACCTTACGTACTACGTTTGTGATGGTACAGCAACCAGTCCAAGCGATCGCACCCAGCTTAAGCATACCTCTTCCCCTAATAGATATACGCGATTTCGACCAAGAATCTGAGACAGAAGTACGGCGAATCGCAACCGCAGAAGCTCAACATCCTTTCAATCTCACCACCGGGCCATTGCTGCGAGTGAAGCTGCTACAAGTAGATGAAGCAGAATATGTGCTGCTGCTAAATCTACATCACATTGTTGCCGATGGCTGGTCAATTGGGGTGTTAATTAGAGAATTGGGGGTATTATATAAAGCCTTTGTAGAAGATAACCGATGTCCGATGTCTACGCTTCTGCCAGAATTACCCATTCAGTATGCAGATTTCGCCCAATGGCAACGGGAGTGGCTGCAAGCAGTGGGGGCAAACGGCTGTTCGCCTTTACAAACGCAGTTAGCTTATTGGCAAAAGCAATTAGACGGGATTTCGGTGCTGAATCTCCCCACCGACCGAGTAAGACCAGCAGTTCCAACCTACAGGGGTGCAAAACAATTTTTAGAACTACCACACTCTTTAACTCAAGCGCTAGAGACACTTAGTTACCAAGAAGATGTAACCTTGTTTATGACAATGCTTGCAGCGTTTCAGACTTTGCTCTATCGCTACACGCAACAAGAGGATATTGTAGTAGGTTCAGCGATCGCTAATCGTAATCGTAGCGAACTAGAAGGGTTAATTGGGTTTTTTGTCAATAGTTTGGTGTTACGTAGCGATTTATCAGGGAACCCGACGTTTCAAGAATTATTAAATCGAGTGCGAGAGGTAACTTTAGGAGCATACAGCCATCAAGATTTGCCCTTTGAAAAGTTGGTGGAAGAACTTCACCCAGAGCGAGATTTGAGCCGCCATCCCTTATTTCAAGTCGTATTTAGTCTGCAAAATACTCCCATTGAAGCACTAGAGTTACCTGGGTTAAAGCTTTCATTATTCGACTTCGACAACAAAATTGCAAAGCTTGATTTAGAGTTCCATCTGTGGCGAGACTTGGAAACTCTGAAAGGGGAAGTCGTATATAGCACCGATTTATTTGATCAAAGCACCATCACGCGAATGCTGGGGCATTTCCAAATACTTTTAGAAAGTATTGTTGTCAATCCAAAACAGTGTATTTCAGATTTAGCTTTGCTTACTGAAAAAGAACGACAGCAATTATTAATTGATTGGAATGACACTAAGAAAAGTTACCCAGATAATAAGTGTTTCCATCAGTTATTTGAAGCCCAGGTAAAGCAAACACCCGATGCCACTGCACTAGTATTTGGTAATCAACAAATCACATACAAAGAGTTAAATATACGCAGCAACCAACTTGCACATTATCTCCAAAAAATAGGTGTAGAAACTGAAACTTTAGTTGGCATTTGTGTGGAGCGAACGCCAGAGATGATCATCGGGCTATTAGGCATCCTCAAAGCTGGTGGCGCATACCTACCTTTAGATCCCAGCTATCCTCAAGAGCGTCTAGACTTCATGTTGGAAGATGCACAAGTTTCAGTGTTACTAACACAAGAAAAATTACTTGACAATTTTACAGAATTTTCAAATCCAATTATTTGTATAGATCGAGATTGGACAACTATTACACAATATAGTTCAGAAAACCCAAACAGTTATGTAACACTTGAAAACTTAGCTTATATTATCTACACCTCTGGCTCAACAGGGCAGCCAAAAGGCATTTTAATCGAACACCGAGGACTGTCTAATTTAGCAGCAGATCAGATTGAGGTTTTTAACTTACAACCGAGTAACCGCATTCTGCAATTCGCATCATTGAGCTTCGATGCTTCAATTTTTGAGATTGTAATGGCATTGCAAATAGGAGCAACCCTTTATTTAGCAAACAAAGAATGGCTTCTACCTGGAAAAGCTTTGCTTCAACTATTACGCGAAAAAGCTATTACTCACATCACCCTCCCACCTGCGCTTTTGGCAGTTTTACCTATAGAATCACTCCCCGCATTACAAACTATTATTTGTGCAGGCGAATCATGTTCTGAGGATATAATAAAACGTTGGTGGAGTCCTAGCCGGAAGTTTTTTAACGCTTACGGGCTTACTGAAGCAACCGTTTGGTCAACTGTTGCCGAAATTAAATCTGTGAGTGCTAAACCACCTATTGGCCGCCCAATTGCTAATACTGAAATTTATATACTAGATAAGCATTTACAACCTGTACCAATTGGGATTTCAGGCGAATTATACATCGCTGGTGATGGGCTAGCACGAGGCTATCTCAATCGTCCTGAATTAACTGGCAAAAAGTTTATTCCCAATCCTTTTAATGGTAAAAAAGGAGCTAGGCTTTACAAGACGGGTGATTTAGCCCGATATCGAACAGACGGTAATATCGAATTTTTAGAACGCGTCGATAATCAAGTAAAAATTCGTGGCTTCCGCATTGAGTTATCAGAAATAGAAACAGTTATAAACCAGCATAATAATGTAGAAAAAGCAATTGTAATTGCTCAAGGTAATCTATACGATCGCAAACATTTAGTAGCTTACATTGTTTCTAAGTCACCCCAGGAGCAAACAATTATTGAACTACGTCAATTCTTAAAAGAAAAATTACCAGAATACATGATTACCAAAAGCTTTTGTAATTCTGGATTCTCTGCCGTTAACGGCTAA